One window of Burkholderiales bacterium genomic DNA carries:
- a CDS encoding thioesterase family protein produces the protein MTRPTPELRSAYLHFQRIPTRWMDNDVYGHVNNVVYYSYFDTVVNQYLIEQGVLDIERSQVIGLVVETQCNYFAPITFPDLVHAGLRVARLGTSSVRYEIGLFRNDDTAAAAQGHFIHVYVQRATRQPVAIPESMRSALERLLERTRD, from the coding sequence ATGACCCGACCCACGCCCGAACTGCGCTCCGCCTACCTGCACTTCCAGCGCATTCCCACGCGCTGGATGGACAACGACGTCTACGGCCACGTCAACAACGTCGTCTACTATTCCTACTTCGACACCGTCGTGAACCAGTATCTCATCGAGCAAGGCGTGCTCGACATCGAACGCAGCCAGGTGATCGGGCTGGTGGTGGAGACGCAGTGCAACTACTTCGCCCCGATCACTTTTCCGGACCTCGTGCATGCGGGACTGCGCGTGGCGAGGCTCGGCACGAGCAGCGTTCGCTACGAAATTGGATTGTTCCGCAACGACGACACTGCCGCGGCAGCGCAAGGCCATTTCATCCATGTGTACGTGCAGCGCGCCACGCGTCAACCGGTTGCCATACCCGAGAGCATGCGCAGCGCTCTGGAAAGGCTGCTCGAGCGCACGCGCGATTGA
- a CDS encoding DUF1800 domain-containing protein, with amino-acid sequence MRLLPAAVLVSASVVLATPASATQAAGPAQWKEDLSPIAAADWNAARAAHLLERAGFGATPEETMEFAALTPREAVRRLVYSGSIADDLPAFEHSGVHDSGLEPFAPSRPAATDLARQTGEALGVKAKPAGNRRLQPVANRFFYWLRASRLETHRLAYWWANRMLITKRPLEEKMALFWHGHFATSEEKVRDYRKMLRQNELFREKGTGNFRELLIAVAQDPAMLAFLDAGVNVKGAPNENFAREIMELFTMGVGNYSETDIREAARAFTGWNFIDLDFVVIPERHDDSVKTVLGRRGPFDGVEVIDVILDQPVTAEFVAGKIYRYFVREELSPALKKKLGSVLREASYEIAPLLETIFLSRDFYSPASVATRIKPPVELVVSTYRKMGLSTIPGVPDFNEVTEALGQKLFYPPTVAGWAHGRAWITPGLLLARGNFIYDTVFPDINFIPPDRYPGSDYQIAVVNDKLAMGLDVTTATQPDSKEVTSMSMQMADRDEEFNTRLASYRGWQMAIQKVKPIPRHTAQLDLSAMVRRAGCRTAAQAVDYLLARFLSVPVDPATRGQLAGFLETELGTDDLGRAETYMEEALRTTLHLILSLPEYQLG; translated from the coding sequence ATGAGACTCCTGCCCGCCGCTGTTCTCGTGAGCGCCTCTGTCGTCCTGGCAACGCCGGCATCGGCCACGCAAGCAGCCGGTCCGGCCCAATGGAAGGAAGATCTTTCGCCCATCGCGGCCGCCGACTGGAACGCCGCGCGGGCCGCGCATTTGTTGGAGCGCGCGGGCTTCGGCGCAACGCCCGAGGAGACCATGGAGTTCGCGGCGCTGACACCACGGGAAGCGGTGCGGCGGCTGGTCTATTCCGGGTCGATCGCGGACGACCTCCCTGCCTTCGAGCACTCCGGCGTGCACGATTCCGGCCTGGAGCCCTTCGCGCCCTCGCGTCCCGCCGCCACTGACCTCGCCCGGCAGACCGGCGAGGCGCTGGGGGTCAAGGCCAAGCCGGCGGGCAACCGGCGGCTGCAGCCGGTGGCCAACAGGTTTTTCTACTGGCTGCGCGCCAGCCGTCTGGAGACCCACAGGCTCGCCTACTGGTGGGCCAACCGGATGCTGATCACGAAGCGCCCGCTGGAAGAGAAGATGGCGCTGTTCTGGCACGGGCACTTCGCCACCAGCGAGGAGAAGGTGCGCGACTATCGGAAGATGCTCAGGCAAAACGAGCTGTTCCGCGAGAAGGGGACCGGCAATTTCCGCGAGCTGCTGATCGCAGTCGCACAGGATCCCGCGATGCTCGCGTTTCTGGACGCCGGCGTGAACGTCAAAGGCGCACCGAACGAGAACTTCGCGCGCGAGATCATGGAACTGTTCACGATGGGCGTGGGCAACTACAGCGAGACGGACATCCGGGAAGCCGCGCGGGCGTTCACCGGCTGGAATTTCATCGATCTCGATTTCGTCGTGATACCGGAAAGGCACGACGACTCCGTGAAGACAGTCCTTGGCCGGCGTGGTCCGTTCGACGGGGTGGAGGTGATCGACGTGATCCTCGATCAGCCGGTCACCGCCGAGTTCGTGGCCGGCAAGATCTACCGTTACTTCGTGCGCGAAGAGCTGAGCCCGGCGCTGAAGAAGAAGCTGGGGAGCGTGCTGCGCGAGGCGAGCTACGAGATCGCCCCGCTGCTCGAGACGATCTTCCTGTCACGGGATTTCTACAGCCCGGCATCGGTCGCCACCCGCATCAAGCCGCCAGTGGAGCTGGTGGTCTCCACTTACCGCAAGATGGGGCTTTCCACGATCCCCGGCGTGCCGGATTTCAACGAAGTCACCGAGGCGCTCGGTCAGAAGCTGTTCTACCCACCCACTGTCGCCGGCTGGGCGCACGGGCGTGCCTGGATCACGCCCGGGCTGCTGCTCGCGCGCGGCAATTTCATCTATGACACCGTGTTCCCGGACATCAATTTCATTCCGCCGGACCGCTACCCGGGCAGCGACTACCAGATCGCCGTGGTCAACGACAAGCTCGCGATGGGTCTGGACGTGACGACCGCAACGCAGCCGGATTCGAAGGAAGTCACGTCGATGTCGATGCAGATGGCCGACCGCGACGAGGAATTCAACACCCGGCTCGCCAGTTACCGGGGCTGGCAGATGGCGATCCAGAAAGTCAAGCCGATCCCGCGTCACACTGCGCAGCTCGACCTGTCGGCAATGGTGCGCAGAGCGGGCTGCCGGACCGCCGCCCAGGCGGTGGATTACTTGCTGGCGCGTTTCCTTTCAGTGCCGGTAGACCCGGC
- a CDS encoding aminoglycoside phosphotransferase family protein translates to MKTEPYLAALVRMGLAAPTEHPPVTPLAGGVSSDIYRVDLARGPVCIKRALPKLKVRADWRAPVERSRFESQWMKTAGAIVPDAVPRILGEDAQAGMFAMEFLPPAHYPVWKTQLRDGIIDAHAASEVGRRICRIHAGTAGRLDIARAFATDHIFLPIRLEPYLRATAAKHPRCAERLESLVRITLATKRALVHGDVSPKNILMGPRGPVFLDAECAWYGDPAFDLAFCLNHLLLKCVWRPQWTTRYLECFDALSRAYLNQTTWEPAVDIEARAAHLLPGLLLGRVDGKSPVEYITEESDRDKVRGTAIALLLHPVDVLAELRSVWREELSR, encoded by the coding sequence ATGAAAACCGAGCCCTACCTCGCCGCGCTGGTGCGCATGGGTCTCGCCGCCCCGACCGAGCACCCGCCGGTCACGCCGCTGGCCGGCGGAGTCTCGTCCGATATCTACCGCGTGGATCTTGCGCGCGGACCGGTCTGCATCAAGCGTGCATTGCCGAAGCTGAAGGTCCGGGCGGACTGGCGCGCGCCGGTGGAACGCAGCCGCTTCGAGTCGCAGTGGATGAAGACGGCCGGCGCGATCGTTCCCGACGCCGTCCCGCGCATTCTGGGCGAGGACGCGCAGGCCGGCATGTTCGCCATGGAATTTCTCCCGCCGGCGCACTACCCGGTCTGGAAAACGCAACTGCGCGACGGCATCATCGACGCGCACGCCGCATCGGAAGTCGGGCGGCGCATCTGCCGGATCCACGCCGGCACTGCCGGCCGGCTCGACATCGCGCGGGCCTTTGCCACCGACCACATCTTCCTGCCGATCCGGCTCGAGCCCTATCTGCGCGCAACTGCGGCGAAGCATCCGCGGTGCGCCGAGCGGCTGGAGAGCCTGGTGCGTATCACGCTGGCCACCAAGCGCGCACTGGTGCACGGCGACGTCAGCCCGAAGAACATCCTGATGGGTCCGCGCGGTCCCGTCTTCCTCGACGCCGAGTGCGCCTGGTACGGCGATCCGGCGTTCGATCTCGCCTTCTGTCTGAATCACCTGCTGCTCAAGTGCGTGTGGCGTCCACAGTGGACCACTCGCTACCTGGAATGCTTCGATGCGCTGTCGCGCGCTTACTTGAATCAAACGACCTGGGAGCCGGCCGTGGACATCGAAGCGCGCGCGGCGCACCTGCTGCCCGGGCTGCTGCTCGGACGGGTGGACGGCAAGTCGCCGGTCGAGTACATCACCGAGGAATCGGATCGCGACAAGGTGCGAGGCACTGCGATCGCCCTGCTGCTGCATCCGGTCGACGTTCTGGCGGAGCTGCGCTCCGTCTGGCGCGAGGAGCTGTCGCGATGA
- a CDS encoding ParA family protein, with the protein MAKIAIFNQKGGVGKTTTSLNLTAALARRGYNPLSIDLDPQAHLSYVCGATVQHSEDSVFSFYQQVKPLTQLLRPAAGGWLVIPAHVELSKVDTQFGKGPNILNRLNNGIVKENLNTGRPIVIDCCPMLGVLSLSAIFASDRVLVPVSADYLALQGVHAVEKTLKALEHVLKRRVLRRYVMTRFDGRRKMAHQIYEELKKRCGEEICETRISENVALAESPAVHKDVFTHAPESKGASDYDALVDELVRTGFIEERERAAAAA; encoded by the coding sequence TTGGCCAAGATCGCGATCTTCAACCAGAAGGGAGGCGTTGGAAAAACAACGACTTCCCTGAATCTGACCGCTGCACTGGCGCGCCGCGGCTACAACCCGTTGAGCATCGACCTGGATCCGCAGGCCCATTTGTCCTACGTGTGCGGAGCGACCGTGCAGCACTCGGAGGACTCGGTTTTCAGCTTCTACCAGCAGGTCAAGCCCTTGACTCAGCTGCTGCGTCCGGCGGCTGGTGGCTGGCTGGTGATTCCCGCCCATGTGGAGCTGTCCAAGGTCGATACCCAGTTCGGCAAGGGTCCGAACATTCTGAATCGGCTCAACAACGGCATCGTCAAGGAGAACCTGAACACCGGCCGGCCGATCGTGATCGACTGCTGCCCGATGCTCGGGGTGCTTTCGCTGTCGGCGATCTTCGCCTCCGATCGGGTGCTGGTGCCGGTGTCCGCGGACTATCTGGCGCTGCAGGGCGTGCACGCGGTGGAAAAGACGCTCAAGGCGCTCGAGCACGTCTTGAAGAGAAGAGTGCTGCGGCGCTATGTGATGACGCGCTTCGACGGCCGGCGCAAGATGGCCCACCAGATCTACGAGGAACTCAAGAAGCGCTGCGGCGAGGAGATCTGCGAAACCAGGATTTCCGAGAACGTGGCGCTGGCCGAAAGTCCGGCGGTGCACAAAGACGTCTTCACGCACGCCCCGGAAAGCAAAGGGGCGAGCGATTACGACGCGCTGGTCGACGAGCTGGTGCGCACCGGATTCATCGAGGAACGGGAACGAGCGGCCGCGGCGGCTTGA
- a CDS encoding gamma carbonic anhydrase family protein, with product MIYSLGERRLVTKGDYWVADNAIVIGSVVLEHNASVWFNSVVRGDNDLITIGEGSNVQDGSVLHTDEGVQLTIARNVTVGHQVMLHGCTIGEGSLIGIKATILNHARIGKHCLIGAHTLITEGKEIPDRSLVVGMPGKVVRQLTDEEVARLLCNAEHYVRNFQRYRASLKPQF from the coding sequence ATGATCTACTCTCTGGGCGAACGGCGCCTCGTCACGAAAGGCGATTACTGGGTCGCCGACAACGCGATCGTGATCGGCTCGGTGGTGCTGGAGCACAACGCGAGCGTGTGGTTCAACAGCGTGGTCCGGGGCGACAACGACCTGATCACGATCGGCGAAGGCTCGAACGTGCAGGATGGCTCGGTACTGCATACCGACGAAGGGGTACAGCTCACGATCGCAAGGAACGTCACCGTCGGCCACCAGGTGATGTTGCACGGCTGCACCATCGGCGAGGGCAGCCTGATCGGAATCAAGGCCACCATCCTCAATCACGCCAGGATCGGCAAGCACTGCCTGATCGGCGCGCACACCCTGATTACAGAGGGCAAGGAGATCCCCGACCGTTCGCTGGTGGTGGGCATGCCTGGAAAGGTCGTGCGGCAGCTCACCGACGAGGAAGTGGCGCGGCTGCTGTGCAACGCCGAGCACTACGTGAGGAACTTCCAGCGCTACCGGGCCAGTCTCAAGCCGCAATTCTGA
- a CDS encoding DMT family transporter — translation MTSEAHHRGTLRGIGLMMSAVFMFSSMDTLAKYMLQSYPMPGLMWARYTVQLVFMLLLLWPRMGIRLLKTARPGLQIARGLLLVASTTFFYLALRHMPLAEAAAISFVGPVLTTLLAGWMLGERASARQWVAVVLGFSGVLVIVRPGGALFTPAAIFPLVTALLFSVYQIVTRKLSGREHPNTTLFYTALVGGAATTLALPLGWQTPTALQVLFMVGIGLFGGYGHHLLIRAMDHASPATLAPFVYSQLIWSTLLAYLVFRDFPDGGSLLGMGIIVAAGLLAVNWKHMRRMTDTSDSASSH, via the coding sequence ATGACGAGCGAAGCGCACCACCGTGGCACATTGCGCGGCATCGGCTTGATGATGTCGGCGGTGTTCATGTTCTCGTCGATGGACACGCTGGCGAAATACATGCTCCAGTCCTACCCGATGCCGGGGCTGATGTGGGCGCGCTACACGGTACAGCTGGTCTTCATGCTGCTGCTGCTCTGGCCACGAATGGGAATCCGGCTGCTCAAGACCGCGCGGCCGGGGCTGCAGATCGCACGCGGCCTGCTGCTGGTGGCGAGCACGACATTCTTCTACCTCGCCCTGCGTCACATGCCGCTGGCGGAGGCTGCCGCGATCAGTTTCGTCGGTCCCGTGCTGACCACTCTGCTCGCCGGCTGGATGCTGGGCGAGAGGGCCTCTGCCCGGCAGTGGGTGGCGGTAGTGCTCGGCTTCTCGGGCGTGCTCGTCATCGTTCGTCCCGGCGGGGCGCTGTTTACCCCGGCGGCGATCTTTCCGCTGGTGACCGCGCTTCTCTTCAGCGTCTATCAGATCGTCACGCGCAAGCTCTCGGGGCGCGAGCACCCCAACACCACGCTCTTCTATACCGCGCTGGTGGGCGGCGCGGCCACCACCCTGGCACTGCCCCTGGGATGGCAGACGCCGACCGCCCTTCAGGTGCTGTTCATGGTCGGTATCGGACTGTTCGGCGGCTACGGACACCACCTGCTGATCCGTGCCATGGACCACGCCTCGCCCGCGACGCTCGCGCCCTTTGTCTACTCGCAGCTCATATGGTCGACTCTCCTGGCCTATCTCGTGTTCCGGGACTTTCCCGACGGCGGGTCGCTCCTCGGGATGGGGATCATCGTCGCCGCTGGCCTGCTGGCGGTGAACTGGAAGCACATGCGGCGCATGACCGACACCAGCGATTCCGCGAGCAGCCATTGA
- a CDS encoding class I fructose-bisphosphate aldolase has product MSAVTAIKAAGSTDIVGLLGKEADALLGHVCKTIPKESLHLPGPDFVDRVVAGSDRSPSVMRALQQMFNQGRLAGTGYLSILPVDQGIEHSAGASFAKNPAMFDPENIVKLAIEGGCNAVASTLGVLGACARKYAHKIPFLLKFNHNEFLTYPNKYDQIFFADIRQAKEMGAVAVGATIYFGSPESSRQIIEVSQAFRVAHELGMATVLWCYLRNPAFKKDKDYHLAADLTGQANHLGVTIEADIIKQKLPENNGGYNVLSSKDNPYGKTDKRVYSELTSEHPIDLTRYQVANCYMGRAGLINSGGPSGENDLVEAVRTAVINKRAGGMGLISGRKAFQRPMKEGVALLNAIQDVYLSKDVTIA; this is encoded by the coding sequence ATGTCCGCTGTTACCGCAATCAAGGCCGCAGGGAGCACCGACATCGTGGGACTGCTCGGCAAGGAAGCCGACGCGCTGCTCGGCCACGTGTGCAAGACCATTCCGAAGGAGTCGCTGCATCTGCCCGGGCCGGACTTCGTCGATCGCGTCGTTGCCGGAAGCGACCGCAGCCCGTCCGTGATGCGGGCTTTGCAGCAGATGTTCAACCAGGGGCGGCTGGCCGGTACCGGCTATCTGTCGATCCTGCCGGTCGACCAGGGCATCGAGCACAGCGCCGGCGCGTCGTTCGCCAAGAACCCCGCGATGTTCGATCCGGAGAACATCGTGAAGCTCGCGATCGAGGGCGGTTGCAATGCGGTCGCGTCCACCCTTGGCGTGCTGGGTGCCTGCGCGCGGAAGTACGCGCACAAGATTCCGTTCCTGCTCAAGTTCAACCACAACGAGTTTCTGACGTATCCCAACAAGTACGACCAGATTTTCTTCGCCGACATCCGTCAGGCAAAGGAGATGGGTGCGGTCGCGGTGGGCGCGACGATCTACTTCGGCTCGCCCGAGTCTTCGCGCCAGATCATCGAGGTGAGCCAGGCGTTTCGCGTGGCGCACGAGCTGGGCATGGCGACGGTGTTGTGGTGCTATCTGCGCAATCCCGCGTTCAAGAAAGACAAGGACTATCACCTGGCGGCGGACTTGACCGGCCAGGCCAACCATCTCGGCGTCACCATCGAGGCCGACATCATCAAGCAGAAGCTCCCGGAGAATAACGGCGGCTACAACGTCCTCAGTAGCAAGGACAATCCGTACGGCAAGACCGACAAGCGGGTGTACAGCGAACTGACCAGCGAGCATCCGATCGACCTCACGCGCTATCAGGTGGCCAACTGCTACATGGGCCGGGCGGGTCTGATCAACTCGGGCGGTCCCTCGGGAGAGAATGACCTTGTGGAGGCGGTGCGCACCGCGGTGATCAACAAGCGCGCCGGCGGCATGGGTCTGATTTCCGGGCGCAAGGCCTTCCAGCGGCCGATGAAGGAGGGCGTGGCCCTGCTGAACGCGATTCAGGACGTCTACCTGTCCAAGGACGTGACCATTGCCTGA
- the eno gene encoding phosphopyruvate hydratase has protein sequence MADTTISKVRGRQVWDSRGRPTVEAEVWLAGGAVGRAIAPAGASRGTHEAVDLRDGGTALAGMGVARAVAHVNGEIARALEGSDALRQAQIDDRLIALDGTPDKSRLGGNAMIATSMAVLHAAAGAHRMPLWKYLAGGAEVTLPLPEIQIFGGGAHAGRRVDIQDFMVMALGAKSFTEALMMTAEVYRAAGDLMREAGRLQGVADEGGYWPAFDSNEEALSVLTRAIEAAGYTPGREIGIALDIAASEFGRNGRYALGLERRELDSDGLCEMLLRWLERYAIVSVEDPLAEDDPEGMRRLTAAVGRRVQVIGDDYLVTNAARIERAAAAKACNAALIKPNQAGTVTETRAAFEAARAAGFATIVSARSGETEDTTIAHLATGWNAGQLKVGSFSRSERMAKWNELLRIEESLGADARFAGCGVLPGRR, from the coding sequence ATGGCGGACACGACCATCTCGAAAGTGCGCGGCAGACAGGTTTGGGACTCGCGCGGGCGCCCCACTGTCGAGGCCGAAGTATGGCTCGCCGGCGGCGCGGTCGGGCGCGCGATCGCCCCCGCCGGCGCCTCGCGCGGGACGCATGAAGCAGTGGATCTGCGCGACGGCGGGACCGCACTCGCGGGCATGGGTGTGGCCAGGGCGGTGGCTCATGTCAACGGGGAGATCGCCCGTGCGCTCGAAGGCAGCGACGCGCTGCGCCAGGCGCAGATCGACGATCGGCTGATCGCGCTCGACGGCACGCCCGACAAGTCGCGCCTGGGCGGCAACGCGATGATCGCGACTTCGATGGCGGTGCTGCATGCCGCCGCGGGCGCCCACCGCATGCCGCTGTGGAAGTATCTGGCGGGGGGAGCCGAAGTCACCCTTCCCCTGCCGGAGATTCAGATCTTCGGCGGAGGGGCGCATGCTGGGCGGCGCGTCGATATCCAGGATTTCATGGTCATGGCGCTCGGCGCGAAGAGCTTCACGGAGGCGCTGATGATGACCGCAGAGGTCTACCGCGCGGCCGGGGATCTGATGCGCGAAGCGGGCCGGCTGCAAGGCGTGGCCGACGAGGGCGGCTACTGGCCCGCGTTCGACTCCAACGAAGAGGCGCTGTCCGTGCTCACGCGCGCCATCGAAGCCGCCGGCTACACGCCCGGCAGGGAAATCGGCATCGCGCTGGACATCGCCGCCTCCGAATTCGGGCGCAACGGGCGTTATGCGCTCGGTCTGGAGCGGCGCGAACTCGACAGCGACGGCCTGTGCGAGATGCTGCTGCGCTGGCTCGAGCGCTACGCCATCGTGTCGGTGGAAGACCCCCTCGCGGAGGATGATCCCGAGGGCATGCGCAGGCTCACCGCCGCTGTCGGCAGGCGGGTGCAGGTGATCGGCGATGACTACCTGGTCACCAACGCCGCGCGTATCGAGCGCGCCGCCGCAGCCAAGGCCTGCAATGCCGCGCTCATCAAGCCCAATCAGGCCGGCACCGTCACCGAAACACGGGCGGCGTTCGAAGCCGCACGCGCAGCCGGTTTCGCCACCATCGTTTCCGCGCGCTCGGGCGAGACGGAGGACACCACCATCGCGCATCTGGCGACCGGATGGAACGCCGGCCAGCTAAAGGTCGGCTCTTTCTCGCGCTCCGAGCGCATGGCCAAGTGGAACGAGCTGCTGCGCATCGAGGAGTCGCTGGGCGCCGATGCCCGTTTCGCCGGCTGCGGCGTGCTCCCTGGCCGGCGTTGA
- the glpK gene encoding glycerol kinase GlpK: MKAVLALDQGTTSSRAIVFDSAARPLGVAQKEFAQKYPQPGWVEHDPEEIWATQLETARQALRSAKLDAGDIVAVGITNQRETTVVWDRRTGAPIYNAIVWQDRRTAGLCDQFRAQGVDPLITGRTGLLLDAYFSGTKLRWVLDHVEGARARAERGELAFGTIDAWLVWKLTNGRVHVTDASNASRTLLFNIHTKDWDDKLLQLMRAPRAVLPKVVASSGVCGETEPPLFGRAIPIAGIAGDQQAALFGQQCWAPGMVKNTYGTGCFMLMQTGEQPVDSKSRLLTTVAWKTSERIDYALEGSVFIAGAVVQWLRDGLGLIRSSAQADTLAASVPDSGGVYFVPAFAGLGAPHWDAYARGAIVGLTRGTSAAHIARAALESIAFQTADVLDAMRADSGIEISELRVDGGASRSDLLMQFQADLLGVPVLRPRAHESTALGAAYLAGLATGFWRNSAELVPHWQLERRFEATMSAQEREARKAAWRRALGRAKAWAQAPS, translated from the coding sequence ATGAAGGCAGTCCTCGCACTGGACCAGGGCACCACCAGTTCCCGCGCCATCGTCTTCGATTCCGCGGCGCGTCCGCTGGGTGTCGCCCAGAAGGAATTCGCGCAGAAGTATCCGCAACCGGGTTGGGTCGAGCACGATCCCGAGGAGATCTGGGCGACACAGCTTGAAACCGCGCGCCAGGCGCTGCGCAGCGCGAAGCTCGACGCCGGCGACATCGTCGCCGTCGGCATCACCAATCAGCGCGAGACCACCGTCGTGTGGGATCGCCGCACCGGCGCGCCGATCTACAACGCGATCGTCTGGCAGGACCGGCGCACCGCCGGCCTGTGCGACCAGTTCCGTGCCCAGGGGGTCGATCCGCTCATCACGGGCCGCACGGGGCTGCTGCTCGACGCTTATTTCTCGGGCACCAAGCTGCGCTGGGTGCTCGATCACGTCGAAGGCGCGCGCGCGCGGGCGGAGCGGGGCGAACTGGCGTTCGGCACCATCGATGCCTGGCTTGTCTGGAAGCTCACCAACGGCCGCGTGCACGTGACCGACGCATCGAATGCCTCGCGAACGCTGCTGTTCAACATCCACACGAAGGACTGGGACGACAAGCTGCTGCAGCTGATGCGGGCGCCGCGCGCGGTTCTGCCCAAGGTCGTCGCCTCCAGCGGCGTTTGCGGGGAGACCGAGCCGCCGCTGTTCGGGCGCGCCATTCCCATCGCGGGGATCGCCGGCGACCAGCAGGCGGCGTTGTTCGGCCAGCAATGCTGGGCGCCGGGAATGGTGAAGAACACCTACGGCACCGGCTGCTTCATGCTCATGCAGACCGGCGAGCAGCCGGTGGACTCGAAGTCCAGGCTGCTGACTACGGTGGCGTGGAAGACGAGCGAGCGCATCGACTATGCGCTGGAAGGCAGCGTGTTCATCGCCGGGGCGGTGGTCCAGTGGCTGCGCGACGGCCTCGGACTCATTCGCAGTTCTGCGCAAGCCGACACGCTGGCCGCGAGCGTCCCCGACAGCGGGGGCGTTTACTTCGTCCCGGCCTTTGCCGGGCTGGGGGCGCCGCACTGGGACGCCTATGCGCGCGGCGCCATCGTCGGGCTCACGCGCGGAACCAGCGCCGCTCACATCGCGCGCGCGGCACTGGAGTCGATCGCGTTCCAGACCGCCGACGTGCTCGACGCGATGCGCGCGGACTCGGGGATCGAGATCTCCGAGCTGAGAGTGGACGGCGGTGCGAGCCGCAGCGATCTGCTGATGCAGTTCCAGGCCGACCTGCTTGGGGTGCCGGTACTGCGGCCGCGCGCCCATGAGAGCACCGCGTTGGGCGCGGCATACCTGGCGGGATTGGCCACCGGCTTCTGGCGCAACAGCGCCGAACTCGTGCCCCACTGGCAACTGGAGCGTCGCTTCGAGGCGACAATGTCCGCGCAGGAGCGCGAGGCGCGAAAGGCCGCGTGGCGCCGTGCGCTTGGGCGCGCGAAAGCCTGGGCGCAAGCGCCTTCCTAG
- a CDS encoding VOC family protein yields the protein MIRIEHVALWTRDLERLKDFYQRYFGAIANDGYYNPRREFRSYFLTLGSGARIELMNAPQLADAGAQRRVGLAHVSMSLGSREAVDALSARLRADGHRLIDGPRVTGDGYYESVVLDPDGNRIELTV from the coding sequence ATGATCCGCATCGAGCACGTTGCGCTGTGGACGCGCGACCTGGAACGGCTCAAGGATTTCTATCAGCGCTATTTCGGCGCCATTGCAAACGACGGCTATTACAACCCGCGCCGCGAGTTCCGCTCGTATTTCCTGACCCTCGGTTCGGGCGCGCGCATCGAGCTGATGAACGCGCCGCAGCTTGCCGACGCCGGAGCGCAGCGGCGCGTGGGCCTTGCTCACGTCTCGATGTCGCTCGGATCCAGGGAAGCGGTCGACGCCCTGAGCGCACGGCTGCGCGCGGACGGCCACCGGCTGATCGACGGGCCGCGCGTGACCGGCGACGGCTATTACGAGAGCGTGGTTCTGGATCCCGACGGCAATCGAATCGAGCTGACGGTCTAG